Proteins encoded by one window of Amaranthus tricolor cultivar Red isolate AtriRed21 chromosome 4, ASM2621246v1, whole genome shotgun sequence:
- the LOC130811530 gene encoding protein EXPRESSION OF TERPENOIDS 1-like has protein sequence MAAFFSLGTPGSSSSQNQESSNSETQFINYNNNNNNNNNNNNNNNNSNATPGLLVYSSRNNNSGEEIYPKGSFEIWQQYVQVHHHHHAPKLQLHQDHHHHRHQQHAFLSGESQPSIVVGPSNRRIFSIDDYHHNNINNNNNNNNNNNNTVISSGINSSSRSGFRQLSSGGVISGGMNCQDCGNQSKKDCAHLRCRTCCKSRGFDCPTHVKSTWVPAAKRRERQQQLASLQQSPQSHIMRSSSGGEKRTREHRSTSRALAHTPGLEMSNFPAELNRAATFRCVKVSAMEDPEEQFAYQTAVNIGGHIFKGILYDQGPENRYGGSGGGGESSSGGITLQQQQHQHGVMLPAATTTSDLMGTVGISGGNAVDPMANLGTTTTTSVYATPINAFLAGTQFFPPPRS, from the exons atggcAGCTTTCTTTTCATTAGGAACACCAGGGAGTAGTAGTTCACAAAACCAGGAAAGTAGTAATTCAGAAACCCAGtttattaattacaataataataataataataataataataataataataataataataatagtaatgcTACACCGGGTTTATTAGTTTATTCATCAAGAAATAATAATAGTGGTGAAGAGATTTACCCAAAGGGAAGTTTTGAGATATGGCAACAATACGTGCAGGTACACCATCATCACCATGCTCCAAAGCTTCAACTTCAtcaagatcatcatcatcatcgtcatcaacAACATGCGTTTTTATCGGGGGAATCACAGCCGTCTATTGTGGTGGGTCCATCTAATAGGAGGATTTTTAGCATTGATGATtatcatcataataatataaacaataataataataataataataataataacaatacagtAATATCTAGTGGTATAAATAGTAGTAGTAGATCAGGGTTTAGGCAATTGAGTAGTGGTGGTGTTATAAGTGGTGGTATGAATTGTCAAGATTGTGGAAATCAATCTAAGAAAGATTGTGCTCATTTGAGGTGTAGGACTTGTTGTAAGAGTAGAGGCTTTGATTGTCCTACTCACGTGAAAAGCACGTGGGTTCCCGCTGCTAAACGCCGTGAACGTCAACAGCAGCTTGCAAGTCTTCAACAATCACCACAGTCCCATATCATGCGATCATCTAGTGGTGGTGAAAAACGTACGCGAGAACACCGGAGTACTTCTCGCGCTCTTGCTCATACGccag GGTTAGAGATGAGTAATTTCCCAGCAGAGCTAAATCGAGCAGCAACATTCCGATGCGTAAAAGTGAGTGCAATGGAAGATCCAGAAGAACAATTTGCATATCAAACTGCAGTTAACATAGGTGGGCATATTTTCAAGGGTATACTCTATGATCAAGGCCCAGAAAATCGTTACGGCGGTAGCGGTGGTGGTGGAGAGAGTTCTTCAGGTGGAATAACACTACAACAACAGCAGCATCAACATGGGGTGATGTTACCCGCCGCTACCACCACCAGTGACCTTATGGGCACGGTTGGTATTAGTGGTGGTAATGCTGTTGATCCTATGGCAAATCTAggtactactactactacttcAGTTTATGCTACTCCTATCAATGCTTTTCTAGCTGGTACGCAATTTTTCCCACCTCCAAGATCTTGA